One region of Qipengyuania sp. SS22 genomic DNA includes:
- a CDS encoding sodium-dependent transporter, translated as MVATTTSTGEGWSSRKAFILAAVGAAVGLGNIWRFPTLAGESGGGAFVIVYIACVFLLGLPLVLSEIFIGRVGQTDAVGSIRRVATQSHAAPGWSIVGAIGALAAFLIVAFYSVVAGWVLYYAGVMGADLGQAIMAGDPFRGALAGESREQIQQRLGDMFASPGLLLGMHLLFMGLTLFIVARGVSSGIEKAATYLMPVFFVLLFGLVVYGAIEGDIGDAAAFLFTPDWSKLTPQVINSALGQALFSLSLGVAGLITYGSYIKEGSGLGPTAAVIAVADTCVALLAGLMIFPIVFAVGLDPAAGPTLVFQTLPFAFQTMPGGALFGFLFFVLILVAAVTSSISLLEVPTAYGIGERGWSRPKSALIFGAGSFLIGIACLLGYNVWSDVRPLGFWSLFAETDILDTVDGFTGKVMLPVGALLTSIFIGWKADETLLRTTTGLSPWAFGLWRFLIAWLCPIAVAVILVTGLFPSVLGN; from the coding sequence ATGGTCGCTACCACGACTTCGACGGGCGAGGGCTGGTCCTCGCGCAAGGCGTTTATCCTCGCGGCGGTCGGGGCCGCCGTGGGGCTTGGCAATATCTGGCGTTTCCCGACGCTGGCGGGTGAGAGCGGGGGCGGGGCCTTCGTGATCGTCTATATCGCCTGCGTATTCCTGCTCGGCCTGCCGCTGGTGCTGTCGGAAATCTTCATCGGCCGCGTGGGGCAGACCGATGCGGTCGGTTCGATCCGCCGCGTGGCAACGCAATCGCATGCCGCGCCGGGGTGGTCGATCGTCGGTGCGATCGGGGCGCTGGCGGCTTTCCTCATCGTAGCGTTCTATTCGGTCGTCGCTGGCTGGGTGCTCTATTACGCAGGCGTGATGGGGGCCGATCTCGGACAGGCGATCATGGCGGGCGACCCGTTCCGCGGCGCGCTGGCAGGCGAAAGCCGGGAGCAGATCCAGCAACGGCTGGGCGATATGTTCGCCAGCCCGGGTCTGCTGCTCGGCATGCACTTGCTCTTCATGGGACTAACGCTCTTCATCGTCGCGCGCGGAGTCAGCTCGGGGATCGAGAAGGCCGCGACCTATCTCATGCCGGTGTTCTTCGTGCTGCTGTTCGGCCTCGTCGTCTATGGCGCGATCGAAGGCGATATCGGCGATGCGGCGGCGTTCCTGTTTACCCCCGACTGGTCGAAGCTCACCCCGCAGGTGATCAACTCGGCACTGGGCCAAGCGCTGTTTTCGCTGTCGCTCGGGGTGGCGGGGCTGATCACCTATGGCTCCTACATCAAGGAAGGCAGCGGGCTCGGCCCCACCGCCGCAGTGATTGCAGTGGCGGATACCTGTGTCGCTTTGCTTGCCGGCCTGATGATCTTCCCGATCGTCTTTGCGGTCGGGCTCGATCCGGCGGCCGGGCCGACGCTGGTGTTCCAGACGCTGCCCTTCGCATTCCAGACCATGCCGGGCGGGGCGCTGTTCGGCTTCCTGTTCTTCGTGCTGATCCTGGTTGCGGCGGTCACCAGCTCGATCTCGCTGCTCGAAGTGCCGACCGCCTACGGAATTGGCGAGCGCGGCTGGAGCCGGCCCAAATCCGCGCTGATCTTCGGTGCGGGGTCGTTCCTGATCGGGATTGCCTGCCTGCTCGGCTACAATGTCTGGTCCGATGTCCGGCCGCTGGGTTTCTGGAGCCTGTTCGCGGAAACCGATATCCTGGACACGGTCGACGGGTTCACCGGCAAGGTCATGCTGCCCGTCGGCGCGCTGCTGACCTCGATCTTCATCGGGTGGAAAGCGGACGAAACGCTGCTGCGCACCACCACCGGCCTGTCGCCCTGGGCCTTCGGACTGTGGCGCTTCCTGATCGCCTGGCTGTGTCCGATTGCGGTTGCGGTTATCCTGGTGACCGGCTTGTTCCCGAGCGTGCTCGGCAATTGA
- a CDS encoding pyridoxamine 5'-phosphate oxidase family protein, producing MKHAAGNPDELKTKFWKALADSPFLFLQLDGQSATAVPMSPQLDKDANSSIWFFTHTKSDFVKLGRATATFESKGHELFARFDGTLTRETSQERFDQFWNNFVEAWYDGGKNDPDIAFLRMDLGDAEIWNGDLGLLNTAKMALGMTVHEEAEKQHADKVDI from the coding sequence ATGAAACACGCCGCAGGAAACCCCGACGAACTCAAGACCAAATTCTGGAAGGCATTGGCCGACTCGCCCTTCCTGTTCCTTCAGCTCGACGGACAAAGCGCGACCGCGGTGCCGATGAGCCCGCAGCTCGATAAGGATGCCAACAGCTCGATCTGGTTCTTCACCCATACCAAGAGCGATTTCGTCAAGCTCGGTCGCGCCACCGCAACCTTCGAAAGCAAGGGCCACGAACTGTTCGCCCGCTTCGACGGTACGCTGACGCGCGAAACCAGCCAGGAACGCTTCGACCAGTTCTGGAACAATTTCGTCGAGGCCTGGTACGATGGCGGCAAGAACGATCCCGACATCGCCTTCCTGCGCATGGACCTCGGCGATGCCGAAATCTGGAATGGCGACCTCGGCCTGCTCAACACCGCCAAGATGGCGCTCGGCATGACCGTGCATGAAGAAGCCGAGAAACAGCATGCGGACAAGGTCGACATCTAG
- a CDS encoding DNA polymerase Y family protein produces the protein MDRWRMVTGEQAEAFAARPLVLVADTAHGPRIEAVNRAAAEAGARAEMMLADARTLCPEIATAPSDPAGDLAFLETLAIWAQRWGPWSALDPPDGLLVDVTAVAHLFGGESLLLADVQQAFAQRQLTVRTAIAPTAGAAWALAHHGRDGAIVEGDEAIERALSDLPVAALRLDQDVVTVLRRLGLKRLGEIATLGRDAIQRRFRNRKSPAANPLVRLDQLLGRVPEPLLPVVPQQVPLVQRRLLEPIRHRQLLDQVVQDLAQDMARVLEGQGQGARRLELGLWRVDGEVVVRRLEMAAATRDPAHIVRLFAARLDDVDAGFGIEMLRLRASWAEPLALEQGDIESAAETQGTSLAACIDRLTVRLGAKAVSRPVPFASHIPERAQRWQPPLEPEAAAQGQLAFHTRPLKLLDNPEKIAVLYATPDGYPQRFRWRGQVHEVARVEGPERIAPEWWRERGAARLRDYYRIEDGQGRRYWIYRMGIIGDGRGGPPDWYLQGLCA, from the coding sequence ATGGATCGCTGGCGGATGGTGACGGGCGAGCAGGCTGAGGCGTTCGCCGCCCGGCCACTGGTGCTGGTCGCCGATACCGCGCATGGACCACGGATCGAAGCGGTCAATCGCGCCGCTGCCGAGGCTGGGGCGCGAGCGGAAATGATGCTCGCCGATGCGCGCACGCTGTGCCCTGAAATCGCCACCGCGCCGAGCGATCCGGCGGGCGATCTCGCCTTTCTCGAGACCTTGGCGATCTGGGCGCAGCGCTGGGGGCCATGGTCAGCGCTCGACCCGCCCGACGGGCTGCTGGTCGATGTGACTGCGGTGGCGCATCTCTTCGGCGGGGAAAGCCTGTTGCTCGCCGATGTGCAGCAGGCCTTTGCCCAGCGGCAGCTGACGGTTCGCACGGCGATTGCGCCAACTGCCGGGGCCGCCTGGGCGCTGGCGCATCATGGCCGTGACGGCGCTATCGTCGAGGGAGACGAAGCGATCGAACGCGCTTTGTCCGATCTGCCCGTGGCTGCCCTGCGGCTCGACCAGGATGTGGTGACCGTGTTGCGCCGGCTGGGGCTCAAGCGGCTAGGCGAGATCGCGACTTTGGGACGCGATGCGATCCAGCGACGTTTCCGCAACCGCAAGTCGCCTGCCGCCAATCCGCTGGTTCGGCTCGACCAGCTCCTCGGCCGCGTCCCCGAACCGCTGCTGCCCGTGGTTCCGCAACAGGTGCCGCTGGTCCAGCGCCGCTTGCTCGAACCGATCCGCCATCGCCAGTTGCTCGACCAGGTGGTGCAGGATCTGGCGCAGGACATGGCGCGCGTGTTGGAGGGGCAGGGGCAGGGTGCCCGGCGTCTGGAGCTCGGTCTGTGGCGAGTCGATGGCGAAGTGGTCGTCCGCCGTCTGGAAATGGCTGCCGCCACCCGCGATCCGGCGCATATCGTGCGGCTGTTTGCCGCCCGCCTCGACGATGTGGACGCGGGTTTCGGGATCGAGATGCTGCGCCTGCGCGCCAGCTGGGCCGAACCGCTCGCGCTCGAACAGGGCGATATCGAAAGTGCGGCGGAAACCCAGGGTACCAGCCTTGCCGCCTGTATCGACCGGCTGACCGTAAGACTCGGAGCCAAGGCCGTCAGCCGTCCGGTGCCTTTTGCCAGCCATATCCCCGAGCGTGCCCAGCGCTGGCAGCCGCCGCTCGAACCCGAAGCCGCCGCGCAGGGGCAGCTCGCCTTTCACACGCGGCCGCTCAAACTGCTCGACAACCCCGAAAAGATCGCGGTGCTCTACGCCACGCCCGACGGCTATCCGCAGCGCTTCCGCTGGCGCGGGCAGGTGCACGAGGTCGCGCGGGTCGAGGGGCCCGAACGCATCGCGCCCGAATGGTGGCGTGAACGCGGGGCTGCGCGGCTGCGCGACTACTACCGCATCGAGGATGGGCAGGGGCGCCGCTACTGGATCTACCGCATGGGGATTATCGGTGACGGGCGCGGGGGGCCGCCCGACTGGTACCTGCAGGGATTATGCGCCTGA
- a CDS encoding putative DNA modification/repair radical SAM protein, which produces MAMQSILQKLEILADAAKYDASCASSGTAKRTSMGGKGIGSTEGMGICHAYAPDGRCISLLKILLTNHCVFDCHYCVNRKSSNVARARFTPQEVVDLTLSFYRRNYIEGLFLSSGIVKNSNHTMEQLVEVARILREKHDFCGYIHLKTIPEADAEIVHQAGLYADRVSINVELPTDSGLTRLAPDKDARQIEGAMGKVKSDISELKDARKRFKHAPRFAPAGQSTQMIVGADAATDADIVGKASRLYDNFRLRRVYYSAFSPIPDASAVLPLKRPPLIREHRLYQSDWLMRFYGYKPAEVMQATEADGNLPLDIDPKLAWALKFREQFPVDVNRATKEQLLRVPGLGVKAVGKILASRRHRNLRLDDVARLTLSVSKVRPFICTVDWRPIMLTDRADLRSLLAPKTEQLELFTA; this is translated from the coding sequence ATGGCCATGCAATCGATCCTCCAGAAGCTGGAAATCCTCGCCGATGCGGCGAAATACGATGCCTCCTGCGCATCCTCGGGCACGGCCAAACGCACCAGCATGGGCGGCAAGGGAATCGGTTCGACCGAGGGGATGGGCATCTGTCACGCCTATGCACCCGATGGCCGCTGTATCTCGCTGCTCAAGATCCTGCTGACCAATCACTGCGTGTTCGACTGCCATTACTGCGTCAACCGGAAGAGCTCGAATGTGGCACGCGCACGGTTCACACCGCAGGAAGTGGTCGATCTCACGCTGTCCTTCTACCGGCGCAATTATATCGAGGGGCTGTTCCTGTCCTCGGGCATCGTGAAGAACTCGAACCACACGATGGAACAGCTGGTAGAAGTCGCCCGTATCCTGCGGGAAAAACACGATTTTTGCGGGTATATCCATCTCAAGACCATTCCCGAGGCAGATGCCGAGATCGTCCACCAGGCGGGGCTCTATGCGGACCGTGTATCGATCAATGTCGAACTGCCGACCGACAGCGGCCTCACCCGGCTCGCCCCCGACAAGGATGCGCGGCAGATCGAAGGCGCGATGGGCAAGGTCAAGAGCGACATAAGCGAACTGAAAGACGCCAGAAAGCGCTTCAAGCATGCGCCCCGGTTCGCTCCCGCGGGTCAGTCGACGCAGATGATCGTCGGCGCCGATGCCGCGACCGATGCTGACATCGTCGGCAAGGCCAGCCGGCTGTATGACAATTTCCGCCTGCGCCGCGTTTATTACAGCGCCTTCTCGCCAATCCCCGATGCCAGTGCGGTGTTGCCGCTGAAGCGCCCGCCGCTGATCCGCGAGCACCGGCTCTACCAGTCCGACTGGCTGATGCGGTTCTACGGCTACAAGCCGGCCGAGGTGATGCAGGCGACCGAGGCGGACGGGAACCTGCCGCTCGATATCGATCCCAAGCTCGCCTGGGCATTGAAGTTCCGCGAGCAGTTCCCGGTCGACGTCAACCGCGCCACCAAGGAACAATTGCTGCGTGTACCCGGGCTTGGCGTGAAGGCGGTGGGCAAGATTCTCGCCAGTCGCCGCCATCGCAATCTGCGGCTCGACGATGTGGCGCGGCTGACGCTGTCGGTCAGCAAGGTGCGGCCCTTTATCTGCACCGTCGACTGGCGCCCCATCATGCTGACTGATCGCGCCGACCTGCGCAGCCTGCTGGCGCCCAAGACCGAGCAGCTCGAGCTGTTCACCGCATGA
- a CDS encoding UdgX family uracil-DNA binding protein (This protein belongs to the uracil DNA glycosylase superfamily, members of which act in excision repair of DNA. However, it belongs more specifically to UdgX branch, whose founding member was found to bind uracil in DNA (where it does not belong), without cleaving it, appears to promote DNA repair by a pathway involving RecA, rather than base excision.) yields MTALQHVKLGTYHVVHLPEPDDFEFWRERARTLVQCDVPPDRIAWVEPGGNGDLFAAASFPGGDRRMPVPSGDAAPVRASKRFVTLARNAILHSDPERFALLYRLLWRLQANGRIMEDKADPDVRRVEELAKNVRRDSHKMHAFVRFRLVEDENEDEEAGEHYVAWFEPDHHILRANAGFFMRRFANMRWSILTPRGSLHWDGTTMSEGPPAERSDAPQGDPTEDLWRSYYASIFNPARLKIGAMLKEMPKKYWKNMPEAALIPELVAGAQNREAQMVDKGKSLFADGLEDRPDTLAAIDKAIHACRKCPIGQLDNHAVMGEGPDDAALMIVGEQPGDQEDLAGRPFVGPAGQLLDVHLEKAGIERKRAYVTNTVKHFKYVQRGKRRLHQNPGAKEIDTCRWWIESERAIVQPKLVLAMGASAARGMLGKTVSITKVRGSPIMLEDGSELWVTAHPSYLLRLDGPAREEQARLFDADLAAVRTRLAQLTAP; encoded by the coding sequence ATGACCGCGCTCCAGCACGTCAAGCTTGGTACCTATCATGTGGTCCATTTGCCCGAACCGGACGATTTCGAGTTCTGGCGCGAGCGGGCGCGTACACTGGTGCAGTGCGATGTCCCGCCCGACCGCATCGCCTGGGTCGAGCCGGGCGGCAATGGCGATCTGTTCGCCGCCGCTTCGTTTCCCGGGGGTGACCGGCGCATGCCGGTTCCGTCCGGCGATGCCGCTCCGGTGCGCGCGAGCAAGCGTTTCGTGACGCTGGCGCGCAATGCCATCCTCCATTCCGACCCCGAACGGTTCGCGCTGCTCTATCGGCTGCTGTGGCGGTTGCAGGCGAACGGGCGGATCATGGAGGACAAGGCCGATCCCGATGTCCGCCGGGTGGAGGAACTGGCCAAGAACGTCCGCCGCGACAGCCACAAGATGCACGCCTTCGTCCGTTTCCGCCTGGTGGAGGACGAGAACGAGGACGAGGAAGCGGGCGAGCATTACGTCGCCTGGTTCGAACCCGATCACCATATCCTGCGCGCCAATGCGGGTTTCTTCATGCGGCGCTTTGCGAATATGCGCTGGTCTATCCTGACTCCGCGCGGCTCGCTCCACTGGGACGGGACGACCATGTCCGAAGGCCCGCCCGCCGAGCGGTCCGATGCGCCGCAGGGCGATCCGACGGAGGATCTGTGGCGCAGCTATTACGCCTCGATCTTTAATCCCGCGCGGCTGAAGATCGGCGCGATGCTCAAGGAAATGCCCAAGAAATACTGGAAAAACATGCCAGAGGCCGCGCTCATCCCCGAGCTGGTGGCGGGCGCGCAGAACCGCGAGGCGCAGATGGTCGACAAGGGCAAGTCGCTGTTCGCGGACGGGCTGGAGGACCGGCCCGATACGCTGGCGGCGATCGACAAGGCGATCCATGCCTGCCGCAAATGCCCGATCGGCCAACTCGACAACCATGCGGTGATGGGCGAAGGGCCGGACGATGCTGCGCTCATGATCGTCGGCGAACAGCCGGGCGACCAGGAGGATCTGGCGGGCCGTCCTTTCGTCGGTCCCGCCGGGCAATTGCTCGACGTGCATCTCGAGAAGGCCGGGATCGAGCGCAAGCGCGCCTATGTCACCAATACGGTGAAGCACTTCAAATATGTCCAGCGCGGCAAGCGGCGGTTGCACCAGAACCCCGGCGCGAAAGAGATCGACACCTGCCGCTGGTGGATCGAGAGCGAGCGCGCGATCGTGCAGCCCAAGCTGGTGCTGGCCATGGGTGCCAGCGCGGCGCGTGGGATGCTGGGCAAGACGGTCAGCATCACGAAGGTGCGGGGCAGCCCGATCATGCTCGAGGATGGCAGCGAGCTGTGGGTCACCGCGCATCCTTCCTACCTGCTGCGGCTCGATGGGCCGGCGCGAGAGGAACAGGCGCGCCTGTTCGATGCCGACCTTGCCGCGGTGCGCACACGGTTGGCGCAGCTTACGGCCCCATGA